From the genome of Candidatus Nitrosocosmicus oleophilus, one region includes:
- a CDS encoding 2-oxoacid:ferredoxin oxidoreductase subunit beta → MEYKLADFKTPVHNDWCAGCGDFGILNAIQMSLYELEILPHQAAIFSGIGCSGKTPHFINTFGIHTLHGRVLPFAQGAKLANPNLKILAVGGDGDGLGIGSGHFVNSGRRNIDLTYIIYNNGVYGLTKGQASPTLKLGMKTKSLPQPNVNDSINPIALACISGFTYIARGYSYDIKHLKEVIKKGIEHEGLSFIDVLQPCPTYNDINTKEWYQSFTLDENNPSIRIPKIYKLEEEGYNGVVDNDEESSNKIIKAIEKSKEWENRIPVGVFYENKNTPTYEERLQGRIDNYKEYPPALQRIKDKNGNPNINIDRLLDELRTK, encoded by the coding sequence ATGGAGTATAAATTAGCCGATTTTAAGACACCAGTTCATAATGACTGGTGTGCAGGTTGTGGAGACTTTGGTATACTTAATGCAATACAAATGTCTCTTTATGAATTAGAAATACTTCCGCATCAAGCTGCAATTTTTTCTGGAATTGGATGTTCGGGAAAAACCCCTCATTTCATTAATACATTTGGAATACACACACTACATGGCAGAGTCTTGCCTTTCGCTCAAGGAGCCAAATTGGCCAATCCGAATTTGAAAATTCTGGCTGTTGGTGGCGATGGAGATGGATTGGGAATAGGCTCTGGACATTTTGTAAACTCAGGAAGAAGAAATATTGATCTCACATATATTATTTATAATAACGGGGTTTATGGATTAACCAAGGGACAAGCATCACCCACTCTAAAATTAGGGATGAAGACAAAATCTCTGCCTCAGCCCAATGTAAATGATAGTATTAATCCCATAGCATTGGCTTGTATTAGTGGTTTCACCTATATAGCAAGAGGATACTCATATGACATTAAACATCTAAAGGAGGTTATTAAGAAGGGAATTGAACATGAGGGTTTATCCTTTATTGACGTATTACAGCCTTGTCCTACTTACAATGACATAAACACAAAGGAATGGTATCAAAGTTTTACTCTAGATGAGAATAATCCTTCGATAAGAATTCCCAAGATATACAAGCTAGAAGAAGAAGGGTATAACGGGGTAGTGGATAATGATGAGGAGTCATCAAATAAGATAATCAAAGCTATAGAAAAATCAAAGGAATGGGAAAATAGAATTCCTGTTGGGGTATTTTATGAAAATAAGAATACGCCTACATATGAAGAAAGATTACAAGGCAGAATTGACAATTACAAGGAATATCCACCAGCACTGCAAAGAATAAAAGATAAAAACGGAAATCCAAATATCAACATAGACAGGTTGCTCGATGAGCTTAGAACAAAATAA